TGCCAGTGGTTTCATTCATGCCACAAACAGTAGAACGATCGTTCTTCATGGTCAAATAATTTTTTCGTGGGCACGCGGAGGCCCAAAACCCTCGCGTCATGGTGTAAGCTCATCGGTTCTTCGGATTCGACCTTTTGCGAGCCCTATGCCGTCGCTTTTCAAACGCTCCCTGCTGCCCAAGTTGCGCAGCTTTGCACTCACCGCCGATGCCGTGACCATCCTTGATGGTGCCGCCGAATTCCGCCGTTGCCTGCTGGAAAAAATCGCCCAGGCCACCCAGCGCATCTACATCGTGGCGCTGTATCTGCAACAGGATGAGGCCGGTCAGGAAATTCTCGATGCCTTGCATGCCGCCAAAGCTGCGCGCCCCGAGCTGGAGGTGGTCGTGGTGGTGGACTGGCTGCGTGCCCAGCGCGGCCTGATCGGCGCCAAGAAGCAGCCGGGCAATTCGGCGTGGTATCAGGAACAGACCCGCAGCCACGCCAGTGAAGTGCCGATCTACGGCGTACCGGTGCAGACCCGCGAGTTGTTTGGCGTGTTGCACTTGAAAGGCTTTGTGATCGACGATTGCGTGCTCTATAGCGGCGCGAGCCTGAACAACGTCTACCTGCACAAATTCGACAAATACCGCTACGACCGCTACCACCTGCTGCACAACACTGCGCTGGCCGATTCGATGCATCACCTGGTGCAACACGGTCTGATCACCTCCAAGGCCGTGCATCGCCTCGACCTGCCGAACCTGCCCAGCACCCGCAGCTTGCGCAACGACATCGGCGACCTGCGCAGTCGCCTCAAATACGCGACGTACGACACCACGGCTGGCAGCCTCGATAAGAATGGCCTGTCGGTCAGCCCGCTGCTGGGCGTCGGCAAGAACAACCCGCTGAGCCGGGTGATTGGCGAGCTGATCGACAGCAGCCGTCAGCAACTGACGATCTGCACGCCATACTTCAATTTGCCGTTGGCCGTGACTCGGGAAATCAATCGTGCGCTGGCTCGCGGAGTGCGGATCGATATCATCGTCGGCGACAAGACCGCCAACGATTTCTATATTCCGCCCAGCGAGCCGTTCAAGATCATCGCGGCGTTGCCCTATCTGTACGAAATCAGCCTGCGCCGCTTCGCCAAGCGCCACCAGCGCTACATCGACAGCGGGCAGTTGAACCTGCACTTGTGGCGTGACGGCGACAATACCTATCACCTCAAGGGCATGTGGGTCGACGACCGCTACACCTTGCTCACCGGCAACAACCTCAACCCGCGGGCCTTTCGCCTGGACCTGGAAAATGCCCTGTTGCTGGACGACCCCAAGGGCGAATTGCTCGGGCCGCGACAGACTGAGCTGGAGCAGATCTATCGGCACACCCGCCGGATCGAAAGCTACCTGGACCTGGAAACCCTGCCGGACTATCCGGCGGCGGTGGGCAAGTTCCTCAAGCGCGTCAGCCGGGTGCGAATAGAGCGTCTGCTTTACCGGATCCTGTGAACGCCCGCGCCATGTTGGAAAAAGACACCATTTCCATCCACTTGGTGCGCGAGGCGCTGTTGCAAAGCTGTGCCCCCGGCGCGGCGACCGATGAGGTGCTGCGCAAGGTGGGCATCGACCCGGCATTGCTCGACGATGCCCAGGCGCGAGTCCCGGCCCACGCCTATGCGCAGCTCTGGCGTTTGCTGGCCAGGCGTCTGGACGACGAATTCTTCGGCATGGACCCGCGCAAGCTCAAGTCCGGCAGCCTGGCCTTCCTGTGCCAGTGCGCCATGGCCCAGCCAACGCTGGCGGCCGGGCTGACCGCGGGGCTGGGTTTCCTGTCGCTGATGCTCGAACACCTGCCGGCCCAGTGGGTCCGCCAGCAAAGCCTGGCGGAAATCGTCCTGCTGGAAGACGAGCAGGACCCGCGCCGGGCGTTTACCTATTTCACTTATTGGATGATCGTCCATGGCGTGGCCTGTTGGCTGGCCGGGCGACGCATTCCGATCCTGTCCGTCGAGTTGCGCTGCCCGGCGCCGGATTTCTGCGACGACTACCGCGTCATGTTCTCCCAGAACCTGCGCTTCGACCGGCCCCGTACCCGGATGATCTTCGCCGCCGATTGCCTGGACCTGCCCATTCGACGCAGCCCCGAGGAACTCAAGCGCTTCCTGGCTCGAGCCCCGGCGAACATCCTGGTCAAATACCGCGACCCGCAAAGCCTCTCTAGCCGCATCCGCCAGGACCTGCGTCAGTTGCCCGCCGAACAGTGGCCGGAAACCGAGGCTTTGGCCCAGCAGCTGTGCGTTTCCGCCTCGACCCTGCGCCGACGCCTGGCGGAGGAGGGGCAAACGTACCAAGGCCTCAAGGACAGCGTGCGCAAGGAGCTGGCAATCGCCTGGCTGGCCGAGCCTGCTATCAGCTTCGTCGAAATCGCCTCGCGCCTGGGGTTTGCCGATGCCAGTTCGTTCTACAAGGCGTTTCGCAAATGGTCCGGGTCCAATCCGGGGCACTATCGCACGTTGATTCTCAACGACCTCAGCTGACCCGGTCCCCTGTTGACAGCCCTGCTGCCAACCATTGCCCGACACCATGGCCAAAGCAGTCAAGCAATTTGAGGGCTTTGACCATTGCCGCCCAGGCCCTTCGGCGCGAGTATTTCCCTGCTATTCACGGTTC
The Pseudomonas marvdashtae genome window above contains:
- the pssA gene encoding CDP-diacylglycerol--serine O-phosphatidyltransferase produces the protein MPSLFKRSLLPKLRSFALTADAVTILDGAAEFRRCLLEKIAQATQRIYIVALYLQQDEAGQEILDALHAAKAARPELEVVVVVDWLRAQRGLIGAKKQPGNSAWYQEQTRSHASEVPIYGVPVQTRELFGVLHLKGFVIDDCVLYSGASLNNVYLHKFDKYRYDRYHLLHNTALADSMHHLVQHGLITSKAVHRLDLPNLPSTRSLRNDIGDLRSRLKYATYDTTAGSLDKNGLSVSPLLGVGKNNPLSRVIGELIDSSRQQLTICTPYFNLPLAVTREINRALARGVRIDIIVGDKTANDFYIPPSEPFKIIAALPYLYEISLRRFAKRHQRYIDSGQLNLHLWRDGDNTYHLKGMWVDDRYTLLTGNNLNPRAFRLDLENALLLDDPKGELLGPRQTELEQIYRHTRRIESYLDLETLPDYPAAVGKFLKRVSRVRIERLLYRIL
- a CDS encoding AraC family transcriptional regulator produces the protein MLEKDTISIHLVREALLQSCAPGAATDEVLRKVGIDPALLDDAQARVPAHAYAQLWRLLARRLDDEFFGMDPRKLKSGSLAFLCQCAMAQPTLAAGLTAGLGFLSLMLEHLPAQWVRQQSLAEIVLLEDEQDPRRAFTYFTYWMIVHGVACWLAGRRIPILSVELRCPAPDFCDDYRVMFSQNLRFDRPRTRMIFAADCLDLPIRRSPEELKRFLARAPANILVKYRDPQSLSSRIRQDLRQLPAEQWPETEALAQQLCVSASTLRRRLAEEGQTYQGLKDSVRKELAIAWLAEPAISFVEIASRLGFADASSFYKAFRKWSGSNPGHYRTLILNDLS